The sequence below is a genomic window from Lytechinus variegatus isolate NC3 chromosome 3, Lvar_3.0, whole genome shotgun sequence.
attAGGTCCGTGAGTTTTTCAGTAGTTTTCTGGGCACTGCATCCGTAGCCCTTGCGCAACATACATTCAGCGGCGCCTTGAGGCGGTGGCCATCGCCATCTTGATTTAATCTGATTTCAACTTCATACCAAAGAGCAGTCTACCTTCAGTCTTTGCTGAAGCTTTTGAACCTGGATGAGGCCGCATTTAAGCAGACTTTATGTTGTTGTGGCTCaatggattagtctccggactctgatacagagggtcgtgggttcgaatcccaaccatggcgtaatttccttcagcaagaaattgatctacaatgtgctgcactcaacccaggtgaggtaaatgggtaccttgcaggaatttattccttgaaacgcagcgcgcgtaacagctgcagggtaattatgctgcatatactgtagagcgcttagagacttctgacaaagtaagtgttaggcgctatataagcaagtataattatttttgCTTATAGTTGTTTATGCCTAAATTTAAGAACCCATCAGTGAgtttatttaatttcttcaaattctacgataaaaaatcataaagggcatgtatgattttacaaaatgatgtAAATTTTCTAAACCTTATGGGATAAATGGAATACTCATTTGATTCGGAGAAAGTAGATGCAAGCGTCCTAAAacgtgttatttttttcttgttctgaCTGCTGAATtaaactttataaaaaaaaaacatgattttaacctctgaaataatatatacatcaaacatattttcatttattatacatgtatgacatggAAGTGAAAATAATTTCAGTTGATGTAATTGTAAGGATACAGATTCTTGGttttttctttaagtttggATGGTTCTAATACCGTGGTTTctgttgggtgtttcataaagctgttcgtaatcatgagttaagagcgactttaataacgactggtgaatctttcttacgcgctaaataatcagcaatgaacattttatggcgaatgtcatttaccacaagaaaggatcaccagtcgtttttaaagtcactcttttatgaaacggcccgCCCCATGATTATTTCCAGGATCGGGACATTTCCCGAATTAAGTCTGGTCGTCGTTGTTGTTCTTTTTGGATTCATCGTAATTTGTTCATACAAAGTTCGATCAATTGTTTTAGACTAAAGCTCTACAAAGCGCTGCCTCAGATGAAGATTTTCGGCCACGGCTTACCAGACAGATGCATTGTAATAtggaacagagagagagagaaagcggaacacttttgtttaaatttgaactttcTAAATATCAAAAAGTCTTTCAAATCGATTCGGAGATCAGCGGTACATACAAATGATCTTGATGATGGCTGAACAATTGATGGTGAGAAATATgtaggataaaaaaaattgaacaaaaatatttcatttggagaaatgttcaagttctgcatgttttttttttcaagtttttaaacGTATGAGTTTAAAGATTGGATTCAAGGTAAGTGGATGAATGCAGGATCGTTTTATGGAAATGTTTGGTAGAGTTACAATTGTGAAAAGAAATGGAACAAAGTTAAAAGTTTAATTTGTATGACTTTGAAGGTATTATCTTAAAATGAAACGCTGAAGTTGATGATCAGTATTAATTGAATAAATGCAGAAGCCTTCGCTTATTTCATAATAGTGAACTTGTGAATCAGGGAAAATAATTAGAGATCACTTTATCACTTTTTTGTatactgaaataaattgtaaatcGTGATTTGATACACAATGAGTTTTATCTGAATTTTATTGGAGTCCTTGTGAATGAAAAGATTGATGGAGGAAAAAATCGCCAAAATGAGAGTGTGTTACCACTCGCTTACGAGTGACTGTTAATTGTGCGAAATCACAGATCACCTCTTTTTTCATATAGAAAGCTTCGTGACGTAAATGAATATGTTCATACAGTTCATACAACATTAATTGTGAGACTTGCCTTTCTTAGCTTATTATTTGCTAAATTAGTAATATGTCATAAAGGTAGAATggataatgattataaaaatcatCCATTAAATGCAGTTGTGTGAGGAAGGCATGTTAGATGCAGCCATTtcgatctacatgtataaatatatttattgtgtGCACTTTTGGTTTCAAAAGGTATATAAGTCCAAGATATTGTAGCCCCGAACGGGACAATGGTGGGATCTCTTCGGAGCTGTAGATATCATGAATAACAAGGTTCGTGACaaattgaatacaaatattGAATACATGAAATGAAGCGAACATGAATAATTGCGGGATAACAGCGAGGCAAAGTGGCGCCTGCATTGAGCATAGAATATACGACGACAGTGAAGTTATATTCTGTATTTATATTCCGAACATTTCATTTGCCTTTTTTCAATCCATCAAAGGTCGCCGGGAATGTCTGGGTGCTCAGCTGGCCAAGATGGAAGTCTTTCTGATGTTCGTCAATCTTTTTCAGCGGTTTGAATTCAAACTACCTCATCACCACTGTACTCACACCAAGCCGGGCGCCAGCGGGTTAATAATGCCACCAGAACCGTACGAAGTATGTGCGATTGAGAGATGAAAGAAACGTCCTCGagactaaaaataaaaaaagacatagaAATAGAATTTTCGTGTAACATAATTCACTCCAACAACAAATCGACAGCAACAATTAGAAAATAAAACCGTCAGCAGCCATCACAATTACTTTGTAGATATTCCGGAACTTCCAGCTATCTAAAATTCACTGATATTGATTCTAATTCATGTTTATATTGCTTCACTCTCTTGTTATTTTCTACATTCCGTTTGGTCTAACCAtttaaaaataagttttatgtTAATCACACTTGTAATTTGAAGTCATTTGGTATGGAAATTACTCACCAtttaatttcagatttttattaatattttttaatgataagtTTGATTCTGCTGTCGATATCGATAGTAAACGCATGACATTTTTATCCATTGCTTGAGTTGTTACAGGTTATACACATGCATATTTTGGACATTTGTGGACGAAGAACAAAAATGATTTTAGGGGAAAGAggttgaaatgaagaaaataatttaatgCCTTTATTGTACAAAgttagattttattttatttaggtCACCATCAAACATTAAGTCTAACAAGGGTATGGGCCTTTCCTTTTAtagcttttttgggggggattttACGGATCCGATGCCTTTTCTCCGTATCGACAATAAACATTATAATTGCAgtatactttattttattttgtaagaaaTCTTTACAAGTCTGTCAAATTACTGTAATTGGGCTACTCTCAGCATTGTTGAATATCCACATaaaaagtgatttaaaggacGGCATATTCATTGGTGCGATGGCCTTTTTTAGAGGAAGGATTATGGGCCGTTGTTTGTTTAAATCGTTTCGTCACTATATACACCTTTCATAAtagtaaatgaaatttatacacACCATATCCATCCCGTtagagatgctcaaggcgcacaTATGAAGGGGGGAGCAAACAAAAGAACCAAAGAACACAGAAATATTCCTATCCAAAAATATCATTGATAAAAGGAGTCGATAATAATTTGAAGAATGTTTGTGAATTAAGTGGTGCATTAAACGAACTGACAACGTCAGTTACACATttcttaattttaaaaaaatctgtggatcaaatgtatttctttgtcgTAGAGTTGTATACAAATATATGATGAATAAACTCATACCCGTGTAGATGAATCTATGTTGCCATGGTTGCagtgtatttgtattttgttgaatgGGTTAGTCATGCTGCAGAGATTGTGAAGTTTCTTTATTGTGTTTTATAATATCGAATTATCGATGAACATGATTATGCTTAAAGCAATCTGAACAGAATAAACAAGTCATTCAgggtatatttcattgttccgAAACACTTTTGTCTCTTTTGGACTCAAGTGGCGATAACATCTGGAATTCCTTTTCAATGACTTGATTCAATCGAAACATGTTATCGCAATGCATTATTTTCGTTTTTGCTGCAGTAGACGCAATATATCACCAAATTCCACATGATAATTGGGTTAAAATAAGATTTGTTCTAGAGAGCTTCTTTTCTGTAGTAATACGATTAAACAAGATTGCAATCATCGTTTCCTCGTAAAGTTTGCATGGTCTAGTCTTATAGTGGGGTAAGGTATTCCGTTGCATGATTATACCGTGGCGTTGTGCCACAAACTGATGTAGAAATCTGTTAATTAAACAATGTAAGCAAGCGGCCTTGTTTACTCTTTTTCTTAATGATGAACTTATTTACTTTGTCCTGCTCGCAGCTCTTCCGATCCAGTCTTTTTGTCAGTGGGCGTGTGTGCATCAAGTATTATTCTGTCCTCTGTGATGCCTTTTGTTTGCTCAGGTCAGCGAAAAGGGTATGGCACAATACCCTGCACTAAAAGGACTCGTTCACATATTATATGCTGGGTTACAAGTTTGTGTGAAGGACAGATCGAGAAGACGAAGTACTCCCAGGACTGACAAGATCGAGTGACCAGGTTAGCAGTTATAGAAACATCACCTGTGTGGTTGCTTGCGTCCTGCCAGCCatctttgttattttgaattAGATATTCTGCTTTAACATCGGAATAGTTGAATACAATATAAAATGGCGTCAGACCAGCAGCCGATCAAGCAGTCAGATGTTGCACTAGCCGTCCCCGAGGGGCTTGCAATGGAGGACCGAGATCCAGATGATATCAACAGTCATGTGAAGGTTCGTTTCATGGTGGTGTCGAGACCATATCTTAAAAACACTTCCAAGTTGATATTAGAATGTTAATCAAATTAAAGGGCATGCGACAAACATTGAATAGAGATGTCGATTTGTAAGTGTATtttatgggtgtgtgtgtgtgtttgagacggagaaataaagagagattACAGAGCTGTACAAGTTGGTTTGATGAATGCAGTGATTAATGGTCATAATCTAGGTCTACCTGGATTATAGACGACAGATCTGAGCCCTTGGAGTGCTATAAATCCATCTGAAACATTTCTCGATGACAAATTAATCCGTTTAAAAAGGGTACCAATCTTGCCTTTGAATATCTTATATTCTCTAAAGATTTGGATTTTAGCGATATATGACATTATCTCTCTTGACTAGTAGCTTTGATAGGTTTCTTGAGCATAtcattcttatgtatttttaaaagtttattttatctttcattataACTTTGTCGCGTATGTATAGTTTTGTTTCTAAAGAAAATAGTTCAAAGTATAGGATCAACTAATATACTTGCATGTGTACCCAATACCGATAACGATCAGTACCTAGGCCTAGTGACGCACCTCATATCGGCCAGAAGGGCGTCACCCCAAGCCATGTTCTTCCACGTTTTATATgtgtttttattgataaataaaatcgttataaaaaaaatacaatatttacaagagATACATAATTTGATGCAATcatctaaaataataataatatataaaaagggggaatggcagaattaaaaaaaaaactattgttCAGGAAAGAGCTCCCGAGACACAGTGTATAATTAAACTCTAGGATATAACACCAAGATGTAGCATCTTGTGAGAATCGCTCCTGAActaccagggccctgtcttacaaagagttacgattgatccaatcaattgtaactctatggaaatccgtcaatgtcataattttttctacaggaaatttgcaaaatgtcctttgtataaacaatgaaaagcacagtgaattttcaagaaaacaatgaatgcatcaATATACATcaaagctagaaaatattttgaccaaacatgcataatagatgttgacgttgctggccgtccatagttgtgattgatcaaatcaatcgcaactctttgtaagacgggccccataATAGAAACTGACAGTAAATAAGAcagtttttaaaaacaaaaaccaaCACAAAGTACATGTggcattcaacatgttcaactgAGAAAGTGACTGTGATCCAAATATTGTCCTGAGATTGGGGCCTACAGACGTGGGTTCAAACATCAAAACGCCATTTCGTAAAAAGGGCTGGCAGTTTGTAATTCTTGTTTgctaatttgttttctttccctTAACAAATGACTCAAATTGAACAGTATTAGGGAGAATATCATTAAATTTGCAGATATACATGTGgtatttcaataacaaaaatacgTAGCAAACTTGTCGGTACAGatccaaaatacattttctcGAAATTGGTTACACTGAAGGTACCTTACTGAATTATTAAGGTATAAGTAAGTCCTGCCAGATGATTGGAACAACTTTTTCACAGTCATAAAATAAGTGGCCCGTTGTCTCCTCCTTTTTACCACATAAAATGCGGTTAATCGAGTCTTTTCGTTTAATCTTGTACAGAAAATCATTCAGGGCTATAgcttaattatgaaaaaaaatgaaagcaaaaacGCCTCATTTGGTATCAATAGtccaaaaataatttgtattgtgGACATTTTCCCGATATATATGGTTAATGGCACGTGTAAATTACCCCCTCCAGAATGCATCCCTTTTCACAGGAACATGAGATCTCAGTAATAACTTATACACATTCTTGGGAACTtgaaaatcaacaatttttaaCAACAGTTTCATGAACTCCCACAATGTCTCAACATCAAAATTCTCCAATTCATCAGATATACacttaactaaaaaaaaatccgtcTATCTGCAGCAGAAATTCCAGAATGTGATATTGACtgttcaaagattttttttacctgggaACAGATGATTAAATATTAAGTCTCAAATAGTATGCTTATTACTTTTTCATACCATGATGCATAaagaagatatatattttttatgaattcaccTGTTACACCAAAGCAATTGACAAGCACTTAATTCAGAGATTTTATGGTCGTATAATACTTTTGTAGCCTCTTCGCTTGATTTTCGAATGGTTAACGtgatattctttaaaaaaaaaacccaccatAGCTGTTCTATATACCAGACAATATACAGTGCAGATTTACAATGCTTAAGTAGGGCGAATTAAAGTTCGGCATGGTTTGGGAATTTGTAAATTCAGTATTATGGCTTTAATTCGAACTCCATTGTGAAGCGACAGAGCTCCGACCAAGGGACTGGGAAGAGACATGTTATTGACCCCTCCTTTTCTCGCACTTATGAGCAGACCTAGGTGAAACATTTCTCCAAAGAGGCCTTATACAATTATATCTACAACAGAATATGGATTTTCTTGacaaccctccccccccccctcgtcccAGCCCCTTCCCAAATGTCCATATCCTGGGCCAGTAGCCCCACAGGTGTAGCCTACACATTAGAACTCCACAAAAGTTTCACGatcaagaaagagaaagagagagtgaaaagaaaagaaaatgaaaggaaaaaaaacacattttctgaatatgtcaAAGCCTATGACAAAATGAGACTTATGTATTAAAGTCAAGGTTTTTGCACGCTGGCTCCGCTCGCTGGCAGCTAAATTAAAATTTTGTCCTTGTGCGCCCCCTCAAACTCTAGGGCTCATTACGCCATGCACTTAATTCTTTTGTGTAATTCTTTTTCCAATATTTACAATATTCTTGTTTGGCATAGAAAGTACTGTCTTGGCATGTTATCTTCGTTTAAGCAATCATTTACTTTATAGACGATAAATGAGATGTTAACATTTAATGAGTGGTTTTTAAATCTCGATCCATACTTCAACAAGATTAGAGCCACATGACTTAATGGTAAATAGTATTATGTAATTTTGATGGAGAGGATATGTCCATCACTTGTAATGGATAACATAGTGGTACCATGATAAATTACATGAACATGATCATATATATAGGacgataatcataatgatattggAGATTTCGAACCATGTGTTCTTGCGTTTGTTTTGTCTTATGTAATTGTTACTGTACTGAATTCATTCACGTGTTTTGACTTCGATAATGAAGCAGTAATGCCAACATCATTATTCTTGTTCTTTAGGTGTTCTGGCATGAAATCTTCGCCGAGCCCGACGGCATCCATAGTCAGGATGGCACTTGGATCAAGAGTTACAACACGTACAACTGGAGTAAGGATTGTTGCTACACCTGCTGCAGCACCGTTTGCAGTATCCCTGCCGCTTTCTGCTGGGGTGTTTACTTCGCTATCCTCTCTTTCTGCCATATTTGGTAAGCATATTCCCTTTTCGCCATACCAAACAGAGCATTGGCTAATCAgccctatatacatgtatagaaagGCAATAGTTGCAAAAATAATGTTAGTGAAAATCATGTAGCATTAACTATCTAAATTTGTGAACGAGAAGTACGATTGCGTTCAGCCATTTTGTATGTAATCCTTTCAGAATAGGATGGGGGCTTAACGTAAAGCGGTTATAAATTTCCTTTCAAACTTTTTGCACCCGCCGAAAGTACATGGCTTCTGAAAGACAATGGTGTAAGATCAAGAATAGGTTATGGATCTTCAGATTTACAGTAAtcaataggcctattcattCTGTCAAGTTTGTAGCTAGCTGCTTAGTGGGAAATTTGGAGGGACTCGCGGTTAGAACTGTAgaaggtaataatgataaacttCATGGGCACACGATCACGATAATGAGTTTGTCATTATCCAGCTACTACCTTAGTCTTAAAGGGCTATTTGAACTGCATGGGAGGACCgccaaaatcatgatttttaaaagataaGGAAACATTTTATTGAATCACAAAAAATTGTCACATATTAAAGGCAGaatcaaacaaacattttcCGCCAATACAACGAGGAAAACAAAtgtttcatacaataaaatacaaaataaaaatggaatggttgatgacgtcatcgaTGCACTCGTTTTGCCTACCGACCAGGAtgcatttaactattttgtgaaatttatttAAAACTTGAAATTGTGAATTTGTTTATTGAATAAAGAACGGAACGATAAACATAATAAAAGCTTTGTGAAATGATTAATTGAAATGTTTATGTGAGTGTATGACggttttatttcagtttaagaagaaaggaaaaaatacttcgatttttataaaagaaaaagaaacaacgGGCCATCTTGCAACTGCTCGATTTCTTGATGAACTCCGAGTTATCTGGACATTGAGCTTTATATTTCGTTCAGAGTGGGAAAATCTTGAAGCTTTTAAAGATTCATTGTACAAACTCATGATATGCGCGTCTTAGCAaaattaaaacatgaaaaaaaaacttaatctttAAAGCGATTGCGACTCAATGTACACATCCAATTCACAATTCCTTTAGGACTATACCTAATTTCgatttcataatttgttataCAAGACCTTTTCCCCGAATGTTTAAttgcttttatcattttttcccattctttttcttcctaGGTGTGTCGTTCCATGTATCAAGGCTTACATGATCAAGCTTGTCTGTGCGACCAAGAGCTACGCAATCTGCGTCAAGGCCTTCTGTGATCCGTGCTATGAGAGCGTCGCTCTTATGTTCTCTCGTATCAAGGTCATATTTGCTCCTACCACACCAGAAGTTGCGCAAGAGATCACTTACACCTAAGATACTTCTTCCACTGTCATAGATTCATCACAGGTCCACCACAAGTGCTAAGCTATAAAAGCAGTTTTAAAAGTGTTTCAGTATTTGTGTACTAGAGTGAAAAGTTTTCAATAATTTCCTGAAGCACTTTAACTTGCGCGTTTATGGCAGTGGAAATATAATTTCTAAAGTTAGACTTTGAAACGACGATCTTAAACCGGGTCCGAGTCTTTTGCAAGAAATTGGACATAAAGGTTGTCAAGTCAACTTTGTTTCTTCAAGTCTCTTTTAACgaatatttcatgaatagaTATTTAATTTCGCATTTGTGTTTATCAATTTCTTACGTAAAATAGTAGGTAATTCGGGAAATTTTAATCCCCTCCGAAT
It includes:
- the LOC121411860 gene encoding caveolin-3-like, whose product is MASDQQPIKQSDVALAVPEGLAMEDRDPDDINSHVKVFWHEIFAEPDGIHSQDGTWIKSYNTYNWSKDCCYTCCSTVCSIPAAFCWGVYFAILSFCHIWCVVPCIKAYMIKLVCATKSYAICVKAFCDPCYESVALMFSRIKVIFAPTTPEVAQEITYT